A portion of the Stigmatella aurantiaca DW4/3-1 genome contains these proteins:
- a CDS encoding C40 family peptidase, translating into MGTAAISNQKPSVHNIQYGETLSGIARANKTTVSALMKANPQIKDANKIYAGKPLNIPGRTDSFEAAKPSRPGGAGRPSTPSTQAPSTTGPASQGPKGSPFDIAKSHLGKNAGSLKMEKNGVGSDMEDWVPNNVNCANFVSACLEQAGQIKNSQHHNAVTGLQANLDKDPNFKRVSLAQAKPGDVVSMKTPGGHHVVMFAGMKNGKPQFIGSNNVNADGSQRISLSSMNYPIMSIHQYRG; encoded by the coding sequence ATGGGCACTGCCGCCATCAGCAACCAGAAGCCGTCCGTCCACAACATTCAGTATGGGGAGACGCTGTCGGGGATCGCCCGGGCGAACAAGACGACTGTCAGTGCGCTGATGAAGGCGAACCCGCAGATCAAGGACGCCAACAAGATCTACGCGGGCAAGCCCCTGAACATCCCCGGACGGACCGACAGCTTCGAGGCGGCGAAGCCCTCGCGTCCGGGCGGCGCTGGCCGTCCGTCGACGCCCAGCACCCAGGCGCCCAGCACCACGGGCCCGGCCTCGCAGGGCCCCAAGGGGAGCCCCTTCGACATCGCGAAGAGCCACCTGGGCAAGAACGCCGGCAGCCTGAAGATGGAGAAGAACGGCGTGGGCTCGGACATGGAGGACTGGGTCCCCAACAACGTCAACTGCGCCAACTTCGTCTCCGCGTGCCTGGAGCAGGCCGGGCAGATCAAGAACAGCCAGCACCACAACGCGGTGACGGGCCTGCAGGCCAACCTGGACAAGGATCCGAACTTCAAGCGTGTCTCGCTGGCCCAGGCCAAGCCGGGGGATGTGGTGAGCATGAAGACGCCGGGCGGCCACCACGTGGTGATGTTCGCCGGGATGAAGAACGGCAAGCCCCAGTTCATCGGCTCCAACAACGTGAACGCGGATGGCTCGCAGCGCATCTCGCTCTCGTCGATGAACTACCCCATCATGTCGATCCACCAGTACCGCGGCTGA
- a CDS encoding helix-turn-helix domain-containing protein produces the protein MTIPSPSPGRPVGALLRLWRERRGLSQLNLACRADVSSRHVSFLETGRSQPSREMLLHLCEELEIPLRERNALFMAAGFAPVYAERSLDDPALRATREAVELVLHGHEPYPALAVDRHWRLVSANRALGALLTGLAPELLQPPVNVLRLSLHPSGLAPRILNLAQWREHLLARLRHQVELTADPVLSTLLEELRGYPAPAPSGREHEPAGVVVPLCLETAAGPLSFFSTITVFGTPIDITLSELAIESFFPADPATAEALRQLSGQAGRLAT, from the coding sequence ATGACGATCCCGAGCCCTTCGCCAGGCCGTCCCGTGGGAGCGTTGCTGCGCCTGTGGAGAGAGCGCCGAGGCCTCAGCCAGCTCAACCTGGCCTGCCGCGCGGACGTCTCCAGCCGGCATGTCAGCTTTCTGGAAACAGGGCGCTCTCAACCCAGCCGGGAGATGCTGCTCCACCTGTGCGAGGAGCTGGAGATTCCTCTTCGTGAGCGGAACGCCTTGTTCATGGCCGCCGGGTTTGCCCCTGTGTACGCCGAGAGGAGCCTGGACGACCCTGCCCTCCGGGCCACGCGGGAAGCCGTCGAACTCGTGCTCCATGGACACGAGCCCTATCCAGCACTCGCCGTGGACAGGCATTGGCGTCTGGTCTCCGCCAACCGCGCCCTGGGCGCTCTACTGACGGGCCTCGCGCCCGAGTTGCTTCAACCGCCGGTCAATGTCCTGCGGCTCAGCCTGCACCCCTCGGGGCTCGCGCCGCGCATCCTCAACCTGGCGCAGTGGCGGGAGCATCTTCTCGCCCGCCTTCGCCATCAGGTGGAGCTGACGGCCGATCCGGTCCTCTCCACACTCCTGGAAGAACTCCGGGGATATCCAGCCCCAGCGCCTTCGGGCCGGGAGCACGAGCCGGCGGGCGTGGTCGTCCCCCTGTGCTTGGAGACGGCCGCGGGGCCGCTCTCGTTCTTCAGCACCATCACCGTGTTTGGCACCCCCATCGACATCACCCTCTCCGAGTTGGCGATCGAGTCCTTTTTCCCAGCGGACCCAGCGACCGCGGAGGCGCTGCGGCAGCTCTCCGGACAGGCGGGTCGGCTGGCCACCTAG
- a CDS encoding MFS transporter — MASPTGSSHPLSVFRHRDFRFYQLARLCAVLAVQIESVAIGWQIYTLTGSALALGYTGLAQFLPFFAFALFGGQLADRVDRRAILVVCQSVMLLCSLLLLAFTLGHIQDVRFVYGVLVLFGTARAFYAPAGSALTPRLVPAEDLTRAVAINSTSWQVATIAGPAVGGLLYGWAEAEGAYIGSASLCALSVVLMLCLKVRTGRASTSSFSMESLLAGFRFVRRQRLLLGSITLDLFAVLFGGAVALLPIYARDVLHTGPWGMGLLRSAPALGAAVVAVVLASRPLGGRAGWKMFISVAIFGVATLVFGLSHWLPLSVVALAVAGAADMVSVVVRGTLEMVATPDEMRGRVGAVNMMCVGASNELGEFRAGAFAEHLGPVTAVISGAVGTLVVVALWAVAFPELRRVDELEQAAREPLPGEDAVAAPAAH, encoded by the coding sequence ATGGCCTCTCCCACCGGTTCGTCCCATCCCCTGTCCGTTTTCCGGCACCGTGACTTCCGGTTCTACCAACTGGCGCGGCTGTGCGCGGTGCTGGCCGTTCAGATCGAGTCGGTGGCCATCGGCTGGCAGATCTACACGCTGACGGGGAGTGCCCTGGCACTGGGCTACACGGGGCTGGCGCAGTTTCTGCCCTTTTTCGCCTTCGCCCTCTTCGGCGGGCAGTTGGCGGACCGGGTGGATCGCCGCGCCATCCTGGTGGTGTGCCAGTCGGTCATGTTGCTGTGCAGCCTGTTGCTCCTCGCCTTCACGCTGGGCCACATCCAGGATGTGCGCTTCGTGTATGGGGTGCTGGTGCTCTTTGGGACCGCGCGCGCCTTTTATGCGCCCGCGGGCTCGGCCCTGACCCCCCGCCTGGTGCCGGCCGAGGATCTCACGCGTGCGGTGGCCATCAACTCCACGAGTTGGCAGGTGGCCACCATCGCGGGGCCCGCGGTGGGCGGGCTTCTCTATGGTTGGGCAGAGGCCGAGGGCGCTTACATCGGCTCTGCCTCGCTGTGTGCGCTCAGCGTGGTGTTGATGCTCTGCTTGAAGGTGCGGACGGGGCGGGCGTCCACCTCCTCTTTCTCCATGGAGTCGCTCCTGGCGGGGTTCCGGTTCGTGCGCCGCCAGCGGCTGCTGCTGGGCAGCATCACCTTGGATCTGTTCGCCGTGCTGTTTGGCGGGGCCGTGGCGCTGTTGCCCATCTACGCGCGGGACGTGCTGCACACGGGCCCATGGGGCATGGGCTTGTTGCGCAGCGCGCCCGCCTTGGGGGCCGCCGTGGTGGCCGTCGTGCTGGCCTCGCGTCCCTTGGGCGGCCGGGCAGGATGGAAGATGTTCATCTCGGTGGCCATCTTCGGCGTGGCGACGCTCGTCTTCGGGCTCAGCCATTGGCTGCCCTTGTCCGTCGTGGCCTTGGCGGTGGCGGGGGCGGCGGACATGGTGAGCGTGGTGGTGCGCGGCACGCTGGAGATGGTGGCCACGCCGGACGAGATGCGCGGCCGCGTGGGCGCGGTGAACATGATGTGCGTGGGGGCTTCCAATGAGCTGGGGGAGTTCCGCGCGGGCGCCTTCGCCGAGCACCTGGGGCCGGTGACCGCGGTGATCTCCGGCGCCGTGGGGACGCTGGTGGTGGTGGCGCTCTGGGCCGTGGCCTTTCCCGAACTGCGGCGGGTGGACGAACTGGAGCAGGCGGCCCGTGAGCCGCTTCCCGGAGAGGACGCCGTGGCGGCCCCCGCCGCGCACTGA
- a CDS encoding GvpL/GvpF family gas vesicle protein, producing the protein MARPPVRKGSSRTTKRPAKRRPRASAKPPLPIAEPEPLRAAATAPTVTPAVPEGLSPAHGLYVYGVLRTEEALNFGLIGLGVPPSEVWTVLYRGLGAVVSKGPRGVPDPTRDNLLAHHRVQEAVIHGHTLLPMAFGLTFPGPEDVTELLRSAHDAFTDVLSRLEGHIELGLKVLWDQDRAARELEQVDAELARLAGQPPDSPARLEYERRLESALRERAQHEGNSIVETLRPVAAATRVVSPVGERMLLNAAFLVAREQEAAFDARVKSLAAKHAMLTFQFTGPWAPYHFADIRLRLKREEPARDR; encoded by the coding sequence ATGGCCCGGCCCCCCGTCCGGAAAGGAAGCTCTCGAACCACCAAGCGCCCGGCGAAGCGCCGCCCGCGCGCGTCCGCTAAGCCCCCCCTCCCCATCGCCGAGCCTGAACCCCTTCGCGCCGCCGCAACCGCTCCCACCGTCACCCCTGCCGTTCCCGAAGGGCTCTCGCCTGCGCACGGGCTCTACGTCTATGGCGTGCTGCGCACGGAAGAAGCGCTGAACTTTGGCCTCATTGGACTGGGGGTGCCGCCCTCGGAGGTGTGGACGGTCCTGTACCGGGGGCTGGGAGCGGTGGTGTCAAAAGGCCCCCGAGGGGTACCGGATCCGACGCGTGACAACCTGCTGGCCCACCACCGCGTCCAGGAAGCGGTGATCCACGGCCACACCCTGCTGCCCATGGCCTTTGGCCTCACCTTCCCAGGCCCTGAGGACGTCACGGAGCTGTTGCGCTCGGCCCATGACGCCTTCACCGACGTCCTGAGTCGGCTGGAGGGGCACATCGAGCTGGGGCTGAAAGTGCTCTGGGATCAAGACAGGGCCGCCCGGGAGCTGGAGCAGGTGGACGCGGAGCTGGCACGCCTCGCGGGCCAGCCGCCGGACAGTCCAGCCCGATTGGAGTACGAACGCAGACTGGAAAGCGCGCTCCGGGAGCGGGCCCAGCATGAGGGCAACAGCATCGTGGAGACCTTGAGGCCCGTGGCCGCGGCGACCCGGGTGGTGAGCCCCGTGGGTGAGCGGATGCTGCTCAACGCCGCCTTCCTCGTGGCCCGGGAGCAAGAGGCCGCCTTCGACGCGCGGGTCAAATCGCTCGCCGCGAAGCACGCGATGTTGACGTTCCAGTTCACCGGCCCCTGGGCGCCGTACCACTTCGCGGACATCCGGCTCCGGCTGAAGCGTGAGGAGCCGGCGAGGGACCGCTGA
- a CDS encoding response regulator, which translates to MSNPPVDGPKPLVLVVDDYQDAREMYAEYLEFSGFRVAEAKNGAEALDKAFELLPDVILMDLSLPIIDGWEATRRLKNDERTKTIPVVALTGHALTGQPGGAQDAGCDSFVIKPCLPDALVEEVRRMLAVRKALPAR; encoded by the coding sequence ATGAGCAACCCCCCAGTGGACGGACCCAAGCCGCTCGTCCTGGTCGTCGACGATTACCAAGATGCGCGCGAGATGTACGCCGAGTACTTGGAGTTCTCGGGCTTCCGGGTGGCCGAAGCGAAGAACGGAGCCGAAGCGCTGGACAAGGCCTTCGAGCTCTTGCCGGATGTCATCCTGATGGACCTGTCGCTGCCCATCATCGACGGATGGGAAGCCACGCGCCGGCTCAAGAACGACGAGCGCACGAAGACCATCCCCGTGGTGGCCTTGACCGGCCACGCCCTGACGGGCCAACCCGGCGGGGCGCAGGATGCGGGCTGCGACTCCTTCGTCATCAAGCCCTGCCTGCCCGATGCACTGGTGGAAGAAGTGAGGCGGATGCTGGCGGTGCGCAAGGCACTTCCGGCACGGTGA
- a CDS encoding PAS domain-containing sensor histidine kinase, translating to MSSIAPLLPSSPLTEEPSSPGSPATPPDQLILLRLLDAVTDPLLFTNAEGHLRIANARARELLVAGEGASEGHRRAVELNQHLFTTALASAATGGASTVRRRELSLVDPLQGTDLLFELVTTPMREAQGVVGVVSVLRNVTDLGRATQALGESYRRLRASEQEARSERLRLDLILDSVANPIILTDPSGSMVLMNDPAERLFSAPAGSGEASRRRVRTNDAHFSSFLSHLLSQGSARRWRGELHLMEPTTGTPLPMEAVASKVLTDQGETTSIVTLLHDRTETREKARLLEQLKTASSELEAKVHTATAELAEQNEKLRRQALQLEQASAAKSQFLANMSHEFRTPLNAILGYTNMLLQGVSGEMMPTQKRNLQRIDSNGRHLLQVINEILDITRIEAGRMPLNLSDFALPELLQEVMAELDPIIARTKLVVDAALPPRLPEVHSDRQKVKQIVLNLLSNALKFTHEGSIQVNAEYQPSLSLVLISVKDTGIGIAQEHQEKIFEDFQQVDSSPTRAYGGTGLGLSICRRLATMLGGRITVQSALGQGSTFTLHLPRRTRRT from the coding sequence GTGTCCTCCATCGCGCCCCTGCTCCCCTCCAGCCCCCTGACCGAGGAGCCGTCGAGCCCTGGCTCCCCGGCCACCCCGCCGGATCAGCTCATCCTGCTGCGCCTGCTGGACGCGGTGACCGACCCGCTGCTGTTCACCAACGCCGAGGGGCACCTGCGCATCGCCAACGCGCGGGCGCGCGAGCTGCTGGTGGCGGGCGAAGGGGCCAGCGAAGGGCACCGCCGGGCGGTGGAGCTCAACCAGCACCTCTTCACCACCGCGCTCGCCAGCGCCGCCACGGGGGGCGCCTCCACCGTGCGCCGGCGGGAGCTGTCCCTGGTGGATCCGCTCCAGGGCACGGACCTGCTCTTCGAGCTTGTCACCACCCCGATGCGCGAGGCCCAGGGCGTGGTGGGCGTGGTGAGCGTGCTGCGCAACGTGACGGACCTGGGGCGTGCCACCCAGGCCCTCGGCGAGAGCTACCGGCGGCTCCGCGCCTCGGAGCAGGAGGCCCGCTCGGAGCGGCTGCGCCTGGATCTCATCCTCGACTCGGTGGCCAACCCCATCATCCTCACGGACCCCTCCGGGAGCATGGTGCTGATGAACGATCCGGCCGAGCGGCTCTTCTCCGCCCCGGCGGGCAGCGGCGAGGCCTCCCGGCGGCGCGTGCGAACCAACGACGCGCACTTCTCCTCGTTCCTGTCCCACCTGCTCTCCCAAGGGAGCGCGCGGCGCTGGCGCGGAGAGCTGCACCTGATGGAGCCCACCACGGGCACCCCCTTGCCCATGGAGGCCGTGGCCAGCAAGGTGCTCACGGACCAGGGCGAGACGACCTCCATCGTCACCTTGCTGCACGACCGGACCGAGACGCGCGAGAAGGCCCGGCTGCTGGAGCAGCTCAAGACGGCCTCCAGCGAGTTGGAGGCCAAGGTCCACACGGCCACCGCGGAGCTGGCCGAGCAGAACGAGAAGCTGCGCCGGCAGGCGCTCCAGCTCGAGCAGGCCAGCGCGGCCAAGTCCCAGTTCCTGGCCAACATGTCCCACGAGTTCCGCACCCCGCTCAACGCCATCCTCGGCTATACCAACATGCTGCTCCAGGGCGTGTCCGGGGAGATGATGCCCACGCAGAAGCGCAACCTCCAACGCATCGACTCCAACGGGCGGCACCTGCTCCAGGTCATCAACGAGATCCTCGACATCACCCGCATCGAGGCGGGACGGATGCCGCTCAACCTGTCGGACTTCGCGCTGCCGGAGCTTCTCCAGGAAGTGATGGCGGAGCTGGACCCCATCATCGCGCGCACGAAGCTCGTGGTGGACGCCGCCCTTCCCCCCCGGCTGCCAGAGGTCCACAGCGACCGGCAGAAGGTGAAGCAGATCGTCCTCAACCTGCTGTCCAACGCCCTCAAATTCACCCATGAGGGTTCCATCCAGGTCAACGCCGAGTACCAGCCCTCGCTCTCGCTTGTGCTCATCTCCGTGAAGGACACGGGCATTGGCATCGCGCAGGAGCATCAGGAGAAAATTTTCGAGGACTTCCAGCAGGTGGACAGCTCCCCCACCCGCGCCTATGGCGGCACGGGCCTGGGCCTGTCCATCTGCCGGCGTCTGGCGACCATGCTGGGAGGTCGCATCACGGTTCAAAGCGCATTGGGCCAGGGCTCCACCTTCACCTTGCACCTACCCCGGCGCACGAGGCGCACATGA